One stretch of Amycolatopsis sp. NBC_00345 DNA includes these proteins:
- a CDS encoding lytic polysaccharide monooxygenase auxiliary activity family 9 protein, with the protein MKANRKLVAALAGAVLAPVLVLVSPAGIASAHGYVNSPASRQAQCAQHTVSCGEITYEPQSVEGPKGLHSCNGGLAQFADLNDDSKGWQATPVGTTATFDWTFTARHSTASYEYYVGNDLVASFDGHNQQPPETVSHQVDLSGHTGRQTVLAVWNIADTANAFYSCIDLQVG; encoded by the coding sequence ATGAAAGCGAACCGGAAACTGGTCGCCGCACTCGCGGGCGCGGTGCTCGCGCCGGTGCTCGTCCTGGTCAGCCCGGCCGGCATCGCGAGCGCGCACGGCTACGTCAACTCCCCCGCGAGCCGGCAGGCGCAGTGCGCCCAGCACACGGTCTCGTGCGGCGAGATCACCTACGAGCCCCAGAGCGTCGAAGGCCCCAAGGGCCTGCACAGCTGCAACGGCGGGCTGGCGCAGTTCGCCGACCTCAACGACGACAGCAAGGGCTGGCAGGCCACCCCGGTGGGCACCACGGCGACGTTCGACTGGACGTTCACCGCCCGGCACAGCACCGCCAGCTACGAGTACTACGTCGGCAACGACCTCGTCGCCAGCTTCGACGGCCACAACCAGCAGCCGCCGGAGACCGTCTCGCACCAGGTGGACCTGAGCGGCCACACCGGACGGCAGACCGTGCTGGCCGTGTGGAACATCGCGGACACGGCGAACGCGTTCTACTCCTGCATCGACCTGCAGGTGGGCTGA
- a CDS encoding MarR family winged helix-turn-helix transcriptional regulator, producing the protein MSTEASPGTDLHDVLAYLLKHAHLKFAALTDAALAPFGIDGKDFGALRVLAHREPASQLQVAQTLGIDRTTMVALLDALEDKGIVRRRPDPADRRRNVVELTEPGLTTYDAATVAYRKAEKTFLAAISPSASAQFRRTLRTLLEN; encoded by the coding sequence GTGTCCACCGAAGCGAGCCCCGGCACCGACCTGCACGACGTCCTGGCCTACCTCCTCAAGCACGCCCACCTGAAGTTCGCGGCGCTGACGGACGCGGCACTCGCCCCGTTCGGGATCGACGGCAAGGACTTCGGGGCGCTGCGGGTACTGGCCCACCGGGAACCGGCGTCCCAGTTACAGGTGGCACAGACGCTCGGCATCGACCGCACGACGATGGTCGCGCTGCTGGACGCGCTCGAGGACAAGGGCATCGTCCGGCGGCGACCGGATCCGGCCGACCGGCGCCGGAACGTCGTCGAACTCACCGAACCGGGGTTGACGACCTACGATGCCGCGACGGTCGCCTACCGGAAAGCCGAGAAGACGTTCCTCGCGGCGATCAGCCCGAGTGCGTCGGCCCAGTTCCGCCGGACGCTGCGCACCCTGCTGGAGAACTGA
- a CDS encoding NAD-dependent epimerase/dehydratase family protein, translated as MILVTGGLGFIGSHTVRALAEAGEECVLLQRRSPQLPPHLAGLPVHVVQGDVADLDALLAAGKQYPITGIVHLATALPWKTTEADPITGTGRALEAFLNIVRAAQTLGVRRVVTASTIGVYHGAAEGPLTEDQPLSFDYRHVIPTFKKITELLAGHLSRVTDVEIVNARISGTWGPGGHLPDPFFAASTLALAAARRTEPDLSGLLAPPHVEDSLDLLYVKDTGRALALLQLAGELHHSTYNVASGRATSNADVIAAIESAEPGFHFELPSAGARPVTWLDITRLREDTGFEPRYDTAAAAAEYIAWLRAGNER; from the coding sequence ATGATCCTCGTTACCGGGGGCCTCGGTTTCATCGGCTCCCACACGGTCCGCGCGCTCGCCGAGGCCGGTGAGGAGTGCGTCCTCCTCCAGCGCCGCAGCCCGCAGCTCCCGCCGCACCTCGCCGGCTTGCCGGTGCACGTCGTCCAGGGCGACGTCGCCGACCTCGACGCCCTGCTCGCCGCCGGCAAGCAGTACCCGATCACCGGGATCGTCCACCTTGCCACCGCCCTGCCGTGGAAAACCACGGAGGCGGACCCGATCACCGGCACCGGCCGGGCGCTCGAGGCGTTCCTCAACATCGTCCGCGCCGCACAGACCCTGGGTGTGCGCCGCGTCGTGACCGCGAGCACCATCGGCGTCTACCACGGCGCGGCCGAGGGGCCGCTCACCGAGGACCAGCCGCTCTCCTTCGACTACCGCCACGTCATCCCGACGTTCAAGAAGATCACCGAGCTGCTCGCCGGCCACCTCTCGCGCGTGACCGACGTCGAGATCGTCAACGCCCGGATCTCCGGCACCTGGGGCCCCGGAGGACACCTGCCCGACCCCTTCTTCGCCGCCTCGACGCTGGCGCTGGCCGCCGCGCGGCGAACCGAACCCGATCTGTCCGGGCTCCTCGCGCCGCCGCACGTCGAGGACTCGCTCGATCTGCTCTACGTCAAGGACACCGGTCGCGCGCTGGCGCTTCTGCAGCTCGCCGGCGAGCTGCACCACTCGACGTATAACGTCGCTTCCGGTCGTGCCACGAGCAACGCCGACGTCATCGCCGCGATCGAGTCCGCCGAGCCCGGCTTCCACTTCGAGCTGCCCTCGGCCGGCGCGCGCCCGGTGACCTGGCTCGACATCACGCGGCTGCGCGAGGACACCGGATTCGAACCCCGGTACGACACCGCCGCCGCGGCCGCCGAGTACATCGCCTGGCTCCGCGCCGGAAACGAGCGGTGA
- a CDS encoding ABC transporter ATP-binding protein, which produces MSTDTTTSQAGTKTGNPAEKPRWLRRLGGYVLRHRRELVIALGAAVLGSACQAVVPLLERQIVDDVILGDKAELWPWLVALLVVAAAAFVFAYQRRYRGGRVALAVQYDLRNEMHAHLQRMDFTNLDRMPTGQLVARATSDSALVQGLLGLLPILSGNILLLLLSLGVMLVLSPLLALVSLVVVPLLLVVSYRMRLRIFPATWAAQQREGDLVQIVDEDVNGVRVVKAFGQEDRELKRVADTAGDLYGTQLRAVRLQARFQPLLQAIPSLGQVAILVFGGWLALRHELSLGTFLAFSTYVGQMMAPARQLAAVLSIGQQARAGVERIFQLLDLPPAIADPPDAVELPPARGEIRFDNVHFGYSGDAEVLRGFDLHIGAGERVALIGPSGSGKTTATMLVSRFHDPGSGAVLVDGHDVRSLKLQSLRSQVGVVFEESFLFSDSIRANIAYGRPGATDEEVIAAAEVAEAHGFVSALPQGYNTVVGERGLSLSGGQRQRIALARAILTDPRILVLDDATSAVDANTEESINASLRTVLSGRTTLLVAHRRSTLHLADRVVVLDGGVVADQGTHEELLKRSALYRSLLTGLDEAAAEKVGDRIEALSTITESAWQTPAPQGNGQRLATANTHAPSLGAGLGGSAGGSWRSALPPTPELLARVDELKPIRDFADVDLAEESKQQRGFSLGTILRQFRLPLLFGLLLVVADAVASVVGPVFVKTGIDNGVLQGSQVVLFTASGLFLVITLAALLDEVAETFVTGRTAQRVMLSLRIRIWAQLQRLSLDYYEREMAGRIMTRMTTDVDQFESLIENGLLSALVALVTFAGVGVTLVVVNPELGLCTLAVVVPLAIATVIFRRRAAKLYDVARDRVAIVNADFQESLSGVRESQAFAHEDETVRRFRRLGRDYLDSRFSAQRLAATYFPFVQFLSAGADAIVLGVGAGMIHSGHLTAGALIAFILYIDLFFSPIQQLSQVFDSWLQTRISVSRIAELMRLETLTPPAATPLDPGRLRGEITFSDVRFSYPAAPARPTGERRGPADPRLMAGSLAPGAKPPEALREVDLTIAAGETVALVGETGAGKSTVIKLLSRFYDPDSGAVRVDGHDLRSLDLAGYRGQLGYVPQEAFLFTGTVRDNIAYGRADATDAEVEAAARAVGAHDFVASLSGGYRHEIAERGRSLSAGQRQLLALARAQLVDPAILLLDEATSNLDLAAEARVAEAMQTLAHGRTTIVIAHRLQTARAADRIVVLDRGRVAEIGSHDELLARDGRYAGMWQAFELLSGGRG; this is translated from the coding sequence GTGAGCACCGACACCACCACCTCGCAGGCAGGCACGAAAACGGGCAACCCGGCGGAGAAGCCGCGCTGGCTGCGCCGGCTCGGCGGCTACGTGCTGCGGCACCGGCGGGAGCTGGTGATCGCGCTCGGCGCCGCCGTGCTCGGCAGCGCGTGCCAGGCCGTGGTGCCGCTGCTGGAGCGCCAGATCGTCGACGACGTGATCCTCGGTGACAAGGCCGAGCTGTGGCCGTGGCTGGTCGCGCTGCTCGTGGTCGCCGCGGCCGCCTTCGTGTTCGCCTACCAGCGGCGCTACCGCGGCGGGCGGGTGGCGCTGGCCGTGCAGTACGACCTGCGCAACGAGATGCACGCCCACCTGCAGCGGATGGACTTCACCAACCTCGACCGGATGCCGACCGGGCAGCTGGTCGCGCGGGCGACGTCGGACTCCGCGCTGGTGCAGGGCCTGCTCGGGCTGCTGCCGATCCTGAGCGGCAACATCCTGCTGTTGCTGCTCTCCCTCGGCGTGATGCTCGTCCTCTCGCCACTGCTCGCGCTGGTCAGCCTGGTGGTCGTGCCCCTGCTGCTGGTCGTGTCGTACCGGATGCGGCTGCGCATCTTCCCGGCGACCTGGGCCGCGCAGCAGCGCGAGGGCGACCTGGTGCAGATCGTCGACGAGGACGTGAACGGCGTCCGCGTGGTGAAGGCGTTCGGCCAGGAGGACCGTGAGCTCAAGCGCGTCGCGGACACCGCGGGCGACCTCTACGGCACGCAGCTGCGCGCGGTCCGGCTGCAGGCGCGGTTCCAGCCGCTGCTGCAGGCGATCCCGTCGCTCGGGCAGGTGGCGATCCTGGTGTTCGGCGGCTGGCTGGCGCTGCGCCACGAACTGAGCCTCGGCACGTTCCTCGCCTTCTCCACCTACGTCGGGCAGATGATGGCGCCCGCGCGGCAGCTCGCCGCGGTGCTGTCGATCGGGCAGCAGGCGCGCGCCGGCGTCGAGCGGATCTTCCAGCTGCTCGACCTGCCGCCCGCCATCGCCGACCCGCCGGACGCGGTGGAGCTGCCGCCCGCCCGGGGCGAGATCCGCTTCGACAACGTCCACTTCGGATACTCCGGCGACGCGGAAGTACTGCGCGGCTTCGACCTCCACATCGGCGCCGGCGAGCGCGTCGCGCTGATCGGCCCGAGCGGCAGCGGCAAGACGACCGCGACGATGCTCGTCTCCCGCTTCCACGACCCGGGCTCCGGCGCGGTGCTGGTGGACGGCCACGACGTCCGTTCGCTGAAGCTGCAGTCCTTGCGCTCACAGGTCGGCGTGGTGTTCGAGGAGAGTTTCCTGTTCTCCGACAGCATCCGCGCCAACATCGCTTACGGCCGTCCCGGCGCCACCGACGAGGAGGTCATCGCCGCCGCGGAAGTGGCCGAGGCCCACGGCTTCGTCTCCGCGCTCCCCCAGGGGTACAACACAGTGGTCGGCGAACGCGGCCTGTCGCTGTCCGGCGGGCAGCGGCAACGGATCGCGCTGGCCCGCGCGATCCTCACCGACCCGCGGATCCTGGTGCTGGACGACGCCACCAGCGCCGTCGACGCGAACACCGAGGAGTCGATCAACGCGTCCCTGCGCACGGTGCTGTCCGGGCGCACCACCCTGCTCGTCGCCCACCGCCGTTCGACGCTGCACCTGGCCGACCGCGTGGTGGTGCTGGACGGCGGCGTGGTCGCCGACCAGGGCACCCACGAGGAGCTGCTGAAACGCAGCGCCCTCTACCGAAGCCTGCTGACCGGGCTGGACGAGGCGGCCGCGGAAAAGGTCGGCGACCGCATCGAAGCACTGAGCACGATCACCGAATCCGCCTGGCAAACCCCTGCGCCGCAAGGCAACGGCCAGCGGCTCGCCACCGCGAACACGCACGCGCCGAGCCTCGGCGCCGGGCTGGGCGGCTCGGCGGGCGGCAGCTGGCGCAGCGCGCTGCCGCCGACGCCGGAACTGCTCGCCCGCGTCGACGAGCTGAAGCCGATCCGGGACTTCGCCGACGTCGACCTGGCCGAAGAGTCCAAGCAGCAGCGCGGGTTCTCGCTCGGCACGATCCTGCGCCAGTTCCGCCTGCCGCTGCTGTTCGGCCTGCTGCTGGTGGTCGCCGACGCCGTCGCGTCCGTGGTCGGGCCGGTGTTCGTGAAGACCGGCATCGACAACGGCGTGCTGCAGGGCTCGCAGGTGGTGCTGTTCACCGCCTCCGGGCTGTTCCTGGTGATCACGCTCGCCGCGCTGCTGGACGAGGTCGCCGAGACGTTCGTGACCGGGCGGACCGCGCAGCGGGTGATGCTGTCGCTGCGGATCCGGATCTGGGCGCAGCTGCAACGCCTCTCGCTCGACTACTACGAGCGCGAGATGGCCGGCCGGATCATGACCCGGATGACCACCGACGTCGACCAGTTCGAGTCGCTGATCGAAAACGGGCTGCTCTCGGCGCTGGTCGCGCTGGTCACCTTCGCCGGGGTCGGGGTCACGCTGGTCGTGGTGAACCCGGAGCTGGGCCTGTGCACGCTGGCCGTGGTGGTGCCGCTGGCGATCGCGACGGTGATCTTCCGCCGCCGCGCGGCCAAGCTGTACGACGTGGCCCGCGACCGCGTCGCGATCGTCAACGCGGACTTCCAGGAGAGCCTGTCGGGCGTGCGCGAGTCGCAGGCATTCGCGCACGAAGACGAGACGGTGCGCCGGTTCCGCCGGCTCGGCCGTGACTACCTCGACTCGCGGTTCTCCGCCCAGCGGCTGGCGGCCACCTACTTCCCGTTCGTGCAGTTCCTCTCCGCGGGCGCCGACGCGATCGTGCTCGGCGTCGGCGCCGGGATGATCCACTCCGGCCACCTGACGGCGGGCGCGCTGATCGCGTTCATCCTCTACATCGACCTGTTCTTCTCCCCGATCCAGCAGCTCTCGCAGGTGTTCGACTCGTGGCTGCAGACGCGGATCTCCGTCAGCCGCATCGCCGAGCTGATGCGGCTGGAGACGCTCACCCCGCCCGCCGCCACGCCGCTCGACCCGGGCCGGCTGCGCGGCGAGATCACCTTCAGCGACGTCCGGTTCTCCTACCCGGCCGCGCCGGCGCGGCCCACCGGCGAGCGCCGCGGCCCCGCCGACCCGCGGCTGATGGCGGGCTCACTCGCCCCCGGGGCCAAGCCGCCGGAGGCGCTGCGCGAGGTCGACCTGACGATCGCCGCGGGCGAGACGGTGGCGCTCGTCGGCGAGACCGGCGCGGGCAAGTCCACCGTGATCAAGCTGCTGTCCCGGTTCTACGACCCGGACTCCGGCGCCGTCCGGGTCGACGGCCACGACCTGCGTTCGCTCGACCTCGCCGGCTACCGCGGCCAGCTGGGCTACGTGCCGCAGGAGGCGTTCCTGTTCACCGGCACCGTCCGCGACAACATCGCCTACGGCCGGGCGGACGCCACCGACGCGGAGGTGGAAGCGGCCGCACGAGCGGTCGGCGCGCACGACTTCGTCGCGTCGCTGTCCGGGGGCTACCGGCACGAGATCGCCGAGCGCGGCCGGTCGCTTTCGGCCGGGCAGCGCCAGTTGCTGGCACTCGCCCGCGCCCAGCTCGTCGACCCGGCGATCCTGCTGCTGGACGAGGCGACGTCCAACCTCGACCTCGCCGCGGAGGCCCGGGTGGCCGAGGCCATGCAGACCCTCGCCCACGGCCGCACCACGATCGTCATCGCGCACCGCCTGCAGACCGCCCGCGCCGCCGACCGGATCGTGGTGCTCGACCGCGGCCGCGTCGCCGAGATCGGCAGCCACGACGAGCTGCTCGCCCGCGACGGCCGGTACGCCGGGATGTGGCAGGCGTTCGAGCTGCTGTCGGGCGGGCGGGGGTGA